The following coding sequences are from one Atribacteraceae bacterium window:
- the lpxB gene encoding lipid-A-disaccharide synthase, which produces MTLLISVGELSGDVYASKIIKEIHRRHPQWRIAVLGGNLSRKAGAELLADTVSLATFGLWELLATLRRWKGVWDASRRWIMENQPNLVIIIDNPGFNLRLGRFCYQRGVPVICFVPPQVWAWGAKRARTLAQVTERILTLFPWEGAHFTRWEGRAEWVGHPLTRLVPELAYFTDPSHREKIVFLPGSRRRELLAFLRVLAPLLPALAKRWKGMEMAMVLSNPDFREIITRILPAHPLTLYEHGSRYEALRGARLCMTTCGTVTLEVAFAGIPQIIVYRVSALTYRIGRLLLKQRFFGLPNIIMGREVAPELIQHTFTVQNALRAMEGILEDRDQRQQEAWRLATELRETLSFGDPFDNVVRVIEELYDE; this is translated from the coding sequence GGTCGGGGAACTCTCTGGCGATGTTTATGCGTCGAAAATTATCAAAGAGATTCACCGCCGTCACCCGCAATGGCGGATCGCCGTCCTGGGAGGGAACCTCAGCCGAAAAGCCGGCGCGGAGCTTCTCGCCGATACCGTGTCTCTGGCGACCTTTGGCCTCTGGGAACTGCTGGCCACCCTGCGGCGCTGGAAAGGGGTTTGGGACGCCAGCCGTCGCTGGATCATGGAAAATCAGCCCAACCTGGTCATCATCATCGATAATCCGGGTTTTAATCTGCGCCTTGGCCGGTTTTGCTACCAGCGGGGGGTTCCGGTTATTTGCTTTGTTCCCCCCCAGGTGTGGGCGTGGGGAGCAAAGCGGGCGCGCACCCTTGCTCAGGTGACGGAACGGATTCTTACCCTCTTCCCTTGGGAGGGAGCCCACTTTACGCGCTGGGAAGGACGGGCGGAGTGGGTCGGACACCCTTTGACCCGCCTCGTTCCTGAACTGGCCTACTTTACGGACCCGTCCCACCGGGAAAAGATCGTTTTTCTACCGGGCAGCCGCCGGCGCGAGCTGCTTGCCTTCTTGAGAGTTCTCGCCCCCCTGTTACCAGCTCTGGCGAAGCGGTGGAAAGGGATGGAAATGGCCATGGTCCTTTCCAACCCGGATTTCCGGGAGATCATCACCAGAATCCTCCCCGCACACCCGCTGACCCTTTACGAGCATGGGTCGCGTTATGAAGCCCTACGGGGGGCCCGGCTCTGTATGACGACCTGTGGGACGGTAACCCTGGAAGTCGCCTTCGCCGGGATTCCCCAAATCATTGTTTATCGGGTTTCCGCCCTGACTTACCGGATCGGGAGGTTGTTGCTCAAGCAACGTTTCTTCGGACTTCCCAACATCATCATGGGTCGGGAGGTCGCCCCGGAGTTGATCCAACATACTTTCACCGTGCAAAACGCGTTACGGGCTATGGAAGGAATACTGGAGGATCGTGACCAGCGACAGCAGGAAGCTTGGAGGCTCGCGACGGAACTGCGTGAAACACTGAGCTTTGGCGATCCATTCGACAATGTAGTCCGGGTGATCGAAGAACTTTATGATGAATAA